A stretch of Pseudobdellovibrionaceae bacterium DNA encodes these proteins:
- a CDS encoding aspartate kinase, whose amino-acid sequence MNANTASKTSSPAQSPSAWPGWIVKKFGGTSVGSIERIEAVADLLQESVGQGVYPIAVVSAMSGETNRLVSLAQSIDPRYRGAAYDLLVASGEQVSVGLLCIALEKRGLRAQPFLAFQLGIHTDSIHSKARIQRISTAEIERCMKEKIIPVVAGFQGVDERMNITTLGRGGSDTTGVAVAAALGLGECEIYTDVPAVFSADPRLIPKAREIPRLSFDEMMEMASLGSKVLHIRSVEIGAKYNVRIHVRSTFEKRSGTWIVPEGEIMENAAVTSVTHDPNTVIFQLFPVEKGPQFMARLFDELAKKGVVVDIITQSEMQEGQKIAFSTTVEDMPLTQTVLAGLLKGTKTDITVMDKVAKISVVGVGMRNHPGVAARFFEVLNEQNVPIHLVTTSEIKISAVIDSENLTKAAQAMHSRFDLDNN is encoded by the coding sequence ATGAACGCCAATACCGCTTCTAAAACCTCGTCCCCGGCCCAAAGTCCAAGCGCTTGGCCCGGATGGATCGTCAAAAAATTCGGCGGCACCTCCGTCGGCAGTATCGAGCGCATCGAGGCCGTCGCGGATCTTCTGCAAGAGTCCGTCGGTCAGGGCGTGTACCCGATCGCGGTGGTCTCGGCGATGTCGGGTGAAACCAATCGCCTGGTCTCGCTCGCGCAATCGATCGATCCCCGCTACCGTGGCGCCGCGTACGACTTGCTGGTCGCTTCGGGCGAGCAGGTTTCGGTCGGTCTGCTTTGCATCGCGCTCGAGAAACGCGGCCTGCGCGCGCAGCCCTTCCTCGCGTTCCAGTTGGGAATTCACACGGATTCGATTCACTCGAAGGCGCGCATCCAGCGCATCTCGACCGCCGAGATCGAACGCTGCATGAAGGAAAAAATCATTCCCGTGGTCGCCGGCTTCCAAGGGGTCGACGAGCGCATGAACATCACGACGCTCGGGCGCGGCGGATCGGACACCACGGGCGTCGCGGTCGCGGCGGCTTTGGGTCTGGGCGAATGCGAAATCTACACGGACGTTCCCGCCGTTTTTTCGGCGGATCCTCGTTTAATTCCCAAAGCCCGCGAAATCCCCCGTCTGTCATTCGACGAGATGATGGAGATGGCGTCGCTGGGCTCGAAAGTCTTGCATATCCGCTCGGTCGAAATCGGCGCGAAGTACAACGTCCGCATTCACGTCCGCAGTACATTTGAAAAACGGTCCGGCACCTGGATCGTCCCCGAAGGAGAAATCATGGAAAACGCCGCGGTCACATCCGTCACTCACGATCCGAACACCGTGATCTTCCAACTTTTCCCCGTCGAGAAAGGACCGCAGTTCATGGCGCGTCTGTTCGACGAGCTCGCGAAAAAAGGCGTCGTCGTCGACATCATCACGCAATCCGAGATGCAAGAAGGTCAGAAGATCGCGTTCTCGACGACCGTCGAAGATATGCCGCTCACACAAACGGTGCTCGCGGGTCTGCTCAAAGGCACGAAAACCGATATCACGGTCATGGACAAAGTCGCGAAGATCTCGGTCGTCGGCGTCGGCATGCGGAATCACCCCGGTGTTGCGGCACGTTTCTTCGAAGTTTTGAACGAACAAAACGTGCCGATCCATCTGGTCACGACCTCCGAGATCAAGATCAGCGCCGTCATCGATAGCGAAAATCTGACCAAAGCGGCGCAAGCGATGCACTCCCGCTTCGATTTGGATAACAACTAA
- a CDS encoding PilZ domain-containing protein yields the protein MSHPLWTLYNSVTEQTIENLDVPGAVGALSTYSMEELAVWFAWHEGLSDWKPILELPEFAGQLQPQSEVTQPAIPAKPALSLVAEPAPTPAAPTPEPVAPEAPVPVEPLAEAAPTPAPVTTEAWEPEVFEEDVSEKTAFGYRPPQDEVTKTVEVTVTNFEVTEVTEVTAIGHAAPTPAAPVAPAPAPVAAPLPTPSFEVPAAAWTAPQVDAPVESAPPASAPADVAQTDDGTHLFWMTEGPDGQMQPASLDEMTGSHVHTGAAPVVLSEESEHLAAQAESMPEHGDSVVAKVGTPSRQASFPLASGSAPGGTPASSASNSSGADRRKYPRFDIRYRVIVRNDNLTFRTFSRNISLGGVALEMPVPEALLGSECQIYVGNPRTGENIRFSGKLVANRNDSQFFVFLKSSPDSLTKLQKWVEAHQSHSKRAG from the coding sequence ATGTCGCATCCTTTGTGGACGCTTTATAACAGTGTCACCGAACAAACTATCGAGAATCTCGATGTTCCCGGTGCCGTGGGCGCTTTGAGCACTTACTCCATGGAAGAGCTCGCCGTCTGGTTCGCCTGGCATGAAGGATTGTCAGACTGGAAACCCATTTTGGAACTGCCGGAGTTCGCGGGTCAGCTTCAGCCGCAGTCGGAAGTGACTCAGCCGGCGATCCCGGCCAAGCCCGCTTTGAGTTTGGTCGCCGAACCGGCACCGACCCCGGCGGCACCGACGCCCGAGCCGGTCGCCCCGGAGGCGCCCGTCCCCGTCGAACCTCTCGCGGAGGCCGCTCCCACTCCCGCACCGGTCACGACCGAAGCGTGGGAACCCGAGGTTTTCGAGGAGGATGTCTCTGAGAAGACCGCGTTCGGTTACCGCCCCCCGCAAGATGAAGTCACGAAGACCGTCGAAGTGACGGTCACCAACTTCGAGGTGACCGAGGTCACCGAAGTGACCGCCATCGGTCACGCGGCGCCTACCCCGGCGGCCCCCGTCGCGCCGGCTCCGGCTCCGGTCGCCGCTCCGCTGCCGACCCCGTCGTTCGAAGTCCCCGCCGCCGCATGGACGGCCCCGCAGGTGGACGCTCCGGTCGAGTCCGCTCCGCCGGCTTCCGCGCCTGCGGACGTCGCCCAAACGGATGACGGCACTCACCTCTTCTGGATGACCGAAGGTCCCGACGGGCAAATGCAACCCGCAAGTCTTGATGAGATGACGGGAAGCCACGTCCATACGGGCGCGGCGCCGGTCGTTTTGTCGGAAGAATCCGAGCATCTTGCCGCGCAAGCGGAGTCGATGCCCGAACATGGCGATTCGGTCGTGGCGAAAGTTGGCACGCCCTCGCGCCAAGCTTCGTTTCCGCTCGCGAGCGGTTCGGCTCCGGGCGGTACTCCCGCATCGAGCGCTTCGAACAGCTCGGGCGCCGATCGCCGTAAGTATCCGCGTTTCGACATTCGTTATCGCGTGATCGTACGGAACGACAATCTGACCTTCCGGACATTCAGCCGCAACATTTCTTTGGGCGGAGTCGCTCTGGAAATGCCGGTGCCCGAAGCGCTGCTGGGTTCGGAATGCCAAATCTACGTTGGCAATCCGCGCACGGGTGAAAACATCCGTTTTTCCGGGAAGCTTGTCGCCAATCGCAACGACTCGCAGTTCTTCGTGTTCTTGAAGTCGTCGCCCGACAGCCTGACCAAACTGCAAAAGTGGGTCGAGGCGCACCAGTCGCACAGCAAACGCGCGGGTTGA
- a CDS encoding FHA domain-containing protein has translation MWVLEISKNGRELTRAAVDKASVLVGRSPACDIVLRYPGIRPVHFLIEWIGEGEPQPGEMDWSILDIYAGIAADAASVDATAASDTGSGMGQLIGREKVAVSDFEFRWFFDPLAETQVKKGLLSSRLRQHRDEDDTSYTFHSESQILEIVTVDSQRERVVDISHTQLGTFKIGYHALPDLPQVMMHTPHESRAQFSLERVPEARAYLRGFPIRQDDLKETVLGPNDLLQVRWNLHDYYLRLVPEVKSPPAPRINWKDPFLLWNVGALAVLMLVIFIVARLPLEEAIKDPTPPRIAQVVVSSLPPPAPPSEKEQELFEPAQPREEAVPMSNVPVQEVIQQKAEAVAPEKAPPKENRPSAPAEKKDVTKMGLLANLRAKKDAQVKADRVLNQGIVSDTASGKGGFVVKQAPAGEIADRDKGRSLDEASTSVKASDQGAVNNLGSLQGSESGSLASVRYTNNDARGNTGRESVTGGLDRASVLRTIRTYNKEIRNCYEKALLVKPKIKGRMVLSWTITANGATSNAKLERSELKLPSLEGCVLDVVRGIQWPKSANGQSTIVNYPWQFTSSR, from the coding sequence ATGTGGGTTCTGGAGATTTCGAAAAACGGACGTGAGCTGACCCGCGCAGCGGTCGACAAAGCGAGTGTACTCGTCGGTCGCTCCCCGGCGTGCGACATCGTCCTGCGCTATCCCGGCATCCGCCCCGTCCACTTCTTGATCGAGTGGATCGGCGAAGGCGAGCCCCAACCCGGTGAAATGGACTGGTCCATCCTCGACATTTACGCCGGCATCGCGGCCGATGCGGCTTCCGTGGACGCGACGGCGGCGTCGGATACGGGCTCCGGGATGGGGCAACTCATCGGACGGGAAAAAGTCGCCGTTTCGGATTTCGAGTTCCGTTGGTTCTTCGATCCCCTCGCAGAAACCCAAGTGAAGAAGGGACTTCTGTCCTCGCGCCTGCGTCAGCACCGCGACGAAGACGATACGTCCTACACCTTCCACAGTGAGTCGCAAATTCTGGAGATCGTGACCGTCGATTCCCAACGTGAACGCGTGGTCGATATCAGCCATACCCAGCTGGGAACCTTCAAGATCGGTTACCACGCGCTTCCCGACTTGCCTCAGGTCATGATGCACACGCCGCACGAGTCACGGGCACAATTCAGTCTCGAGCGCGTCCCCGAGGCCCGGGCCTACTTGCGGGGCTTCCCGATTCGTCAGGATGACTTGAAGGAAACCGTTCTGGGGCCGAACGATCTGCTGCAGGTTCGTTGGAACCTGCACGATTACTATTTACGTCTGGTCCCCGAGGTCAAATCCCCGCCCGCACCACGCATCAACTGGAAGGACCCGTTCCTTTTGTGGAACGTGGGCGCGCTCGCCGTGCTCATGCTGGTCATCTTCATCGTTGCGCGACTGCCGTTAGAGGAAGCCATCAAAGATCCCACGCCCCCGCGGATCGCGCAGGTCGTGGTCAGCTCGCTGCCCCCGCCCGCGCCGCCCTCGGAAAAAGAGCAGGAACTTTTCGAGCCCGCGCAACCTCGCGAAGAGGCCGTGCCGATGTCGAATGTTCCCGTACAGGAAGTGATTCAGCAGAAAGCCGAAGCCGTCGCTCCGGAAAAAGCTCCGCCGAAAGAAAACCGTCCTTCCGCCCCGGCGGAAAAGAAGGACGTCACGAAGATGGGGCTGCTCGCCAATTTACGTGCGAAAAAAGACGCCCAAGTGAAGGCGGACCGCGTGTTGAATCAAGGGATCGTTTCGGACACCGCTTCCGGTAAGGGCGGCTTCGTCGTGAAACAGGCGCCCGCTGGCGAAATCGCCGATCGCGACAAAGGCCGTTCTTTGGACGAAGCTTCGACCTCGGTGAAAGCGTCCGATCAAGGCGCCGTGAATAATCTGGGTAGTTTGCAGGGCTCCGAATCGGGAAGCCTGGCGAGCGTGCGCTATACGAACAACGATGCCCGCGGCAACACCGGTCGCGAAAGCGTGACGGGTGGATTAGATCGGGCTTCGGTGCTGCGGACCATCCGCACGTACAACAAAGAGATTCGAAACTGCTACGAAAAAGCACTGCTCGTAAAACCGAAAATCAAAGGCCGCATGGTCCTCAGCTGGACGATCACGGCGAACGGGGCGACCTCGAACGCGAAGCTCGAACGCAGTGAATTGAAACTGCCCTCGCTCGAAGGTTGCGTTTTGGACGTGGTGCGCGGGATTCAATGGCCGAAATCGGCGAATGGGCAATCGACGATCGTCAATTACCCCTGGCAGTTCACTTCATCCCGATAG
- a CDS encoding biopolymer transporter ExbD — translation MFFRRRPNREIITLNLTALIDICAILIIFLIMGTVFGESSIFQPNSMKLPRSSNTAQVQSAPQVTIHDGKVTLSINESKASLVEFRPNSESENLAIQRQAIREYLAALPNEIKKSGYLLNIVADANTPYRDVYDVLRFYRDSGFQSILFVAVGD, via the coding sequence ATGTTTTTTCGACGCCGACCCAACCGTGAGATCATCACCTTGAACCTCACCGCGCTGATTGATATTTGCGCGATCCTGATCATCTTCCTGATTATGGGAACGGTTTTCGGGGAAAGTTCCATTTTCCAGCCGAATTCGATGAAGCTGCCGCGCTCCTCGAACACCGCGCAGGTTCAAAGCGCGCCGCAGGTCACGATTCATGACGGTAAGGTAACCTTGTCGATCAACGAGTCGAAAGCCTCGCTCGTGGAATTCCGTCCCAATTCGGAAAGCGAAAACCTCGCGATCCAGCGTCAGGCCATCCGGGAATACCTCGCGGCCCTACCGAACGAAATTAAAAAATCGGGTTACCTTTTGAACATCGTGGCCGACGCGAACACCCCCTACCGGGACGTGTACGATGTTCTGCGCTTTTACCGGGATTCGGGTTTCCAATCCATCCTGTTCGTGGCGGTTGGAGACTGA